The genomic segment GACGGTCGCGTTCTCAAGATCGAGGCCGTGAGTGAGCGGCCGGTCGCTGCCGGGGCGCATCTGCTTTCGGTCGGGCAGCCTGATGACCTCGAGATCGTGGCGGATGTGCTGTCGACCGATGCCGTCCGCCTAGCGGTCGGAAACCCGGCCCGGGTCGAGCGGTGGGGTGGTGATGGCGCGCTTGACGCTGAACTGGTCGAGATCGAGCCCACCGCCTACACGAAGGTTTCGGCGCTTGGCATCGAGGAGCAACGCGTGGACGTGGTGTTCAGCCTGCTCACGCCCGTAGATCGGCGTTCCTCCCTCGGGCATGGTTTCTCGGTCTTCATGCGGGTGGTGGAGTGGCAAGGGAATGACGTCCTCCAGATCCCGTTGAGTGCGCTGTTCCGGCAGGACAAGACATGGGCGGTTTTCGTGGCCGAAGGCGGCGTCGCTCGCCTTCGCACGGTCGAGGTTGGCCGGATGAACGATCTTACGGCCGAGATCCTTGGTGGCTTGGCGGACGGAGACCGGGTGCTTGTCCATCCCAGCGACAGAGTTGACGACGGTACACGGATCGTGCAGCGGTCGGAGGGTTGAGCGGCGAATGGCGCGGATGTCGCTCCGTGGGCGTATGGGCGTGGCGCCTATACGCCTCCGCAATCAAGTGCCGGGGGCGCGGAACCAAATGCCCGAAGGCGCCGGCGTTGCCCTGTGAACTGGGTTTTGACTACCAGATGCCCGATGCTCAAGAACCGCTTTTTGAATGAGTGTCTTGTCGCACTCTTCCGAAGCTGGCGGAACGCGTAGCTTTCTCGAAAAAAGACGCATCAGCCAGTCGGTTCAGCGGTCAGCCGATGCCTCTTGCCAGGCCGGTGAACCACAGATGCAGGCAGTCGGACCTGTGCAGTCGAGGGGACTTCTCACTTGATCAACACTGCTTGAAAGTCGTCAGCGCTCCCGTTGAAGTAGCTCGCGTCGACCTTGCCGGTGACCCCGGAAAGATCGAAGGAATCCGTGTACTGCCAAATCGTCCAGTCGTTCCAGCCATCCGGGATTTCTGGGTGGTCCACGTTGTAATCGGCAATCCAGAGCCGCTTGCCGGGCAAGCTTTCCTTCATCGCATGATCCCAGAAATTGGGACCCGTATAAATGATTGGCGCATGGCCGTAATGGTCCTCGAGCTTGCCGAGGAACGTGTCGAAATCCTTCAGCAGGTCATCGTCGATCGGGGCTGCGATATGCTCGATATCAACGATGGGGGGAAGGTCACCCGCTTTCAGAGTGACGTTCGAAATGAACCATTCCGCCTGCTTGGCGGGGTCGTCGTCGGTTTCGTAGTAGTGGTA from the Roseovarius indicus genome contains:
- a CDS encoding glycoside hydrolase family 25 protein — its product is MIDLRRALVSALALLLVSGSAWADDAALKTGIDLSHHNEVTDWSEIGKASPLFVILKATDGLDWLDPTFVDRFRSAGNEGIVRGAYHYYETDDDPAKQAEWFISNVTLKAGDLPPIVDIEHIAAPIDDDLLKDFDTFLGKLEDHYGHAPIIYTGPNFWDHAMKESLPGKRLWIADYNVDHPEIPDGWNDWTIWQYTDSFDLSGVTGKVDASYFNGSADDFQAVLIK